In the Candidatus Electrothrix rattekaaiensis genome, one interval contains:
- a CDS encoding cytochrome-c peroxidase, with protein sequence MNKTTGVFLLACLVFLGSGAAEATQKPVEPIALPTGIHQEKAELGKKLFFDPRLSKSGFISCNSCHNLSRGGTDNLKTSIGHNWQQGPINSPTVLNSSMNFVQFWDGRAKDLKDQAGGPIANPGEMAFTHDLAEKVLQSIPGYVAEFKSVFGEDKINIEQVTDAIAEFEKTLVTPNSRFDKWLKGDKKALTADEQAGYKLFENSGCISCHYGMAMGGGSFYKMGMVEEYKADSPSEGRKDVTGKEEHHFMFKVPTLRNVELTYPYFHDGASQTLSEAVDTMARHQLGKKFSRKENGQIVAFLKTLTGEQPLFTIPILPPSTDKTPLPKPFE encoded by the coding sequence ATGAATAAAACAACCGGCGTTTTTCTCCTAGCCTGTTTGGTTTTCCTGGGTTCCGGTGCAGCAGAAGCAACGCAAAAACCGGTTGAACCCATTGCACTGCCCACAGGTATTCATCAGGAAAAAGCAGAACTCGGCAAAAAACTCTTTTTTGACCCCCGCCTCTCAAAATCAGGATTCATCTCCTGCAATTCCTGCCACAATTTAAGCAGGGGCGGCACAGATAACCTCAAAACCTCCATCGGCCATAACTGGCAGCAGGGTCCTATTAATTCCCCGACTGTCCTTAATTCCAGCATGAATTTTGTGCAGTTCTGGGATGGTCGGGCCAAGGACCTCAAAGATCAGGCTGGCGGCCCCATTGCCAATCCCGGTGAAATGGCCTTCACCCATGATTTGGCCGAAAAGGTGCTCCAATCTATTCCCGGCTATGTTGCCGAGTTCAAAAGCGTCTTTGGTGAGGACAAGATCAATATTGAGCAGGTGACTGATGCCATTGCTGAGTTTGAAAAAACTTTGGTCACCCCGAACTCCCGCTTTGATAAATGGTTAAAGGGCGATAAAAAGGCCTTAACCGCTGATGAGCAGGCTGGATATAAACTCTTTGAGAATTCCGGCTGTATCTCCTGCCATTATGGTATGGCAATGGGTGGGGGTAGCTTTTATAAGATGGGCATGGTTGAGGAGTACAAGGCCGACAGTCCGTCTGAAGGTCGCAAGGATGTGACCGGTAAGGAGGAGCACCATTTCATGTTCAAGGTGCCGACTCTGCGTAATGTAGAGCTGACCTATCCGTATTTTCATGACGGAGCAAGCCAAACCCTGTCCGAGGCCGTGGACACTATGGCCCGTCATCAGTTAGGTAAAAAGTTCTCTAGGAAAGAAAACGGGCAGATCGTCGCCTTTCTAAAAACATTGACAGGTGAGCAGCCCTTGTTTACGATCCCCATTTTGCCACCGTCAACGGATAAAACGCCGCTACCGAAACCCTTTGAGTAA
- a CDS encoding cytochrome-c peroxidase, with protein sequence MKVKTGVISFLCMALLGAAGNAAAKDPIKPIQPAQGINAAKAELGKKLFFDPRLSKSGFISCNSCHNLSMGGSDNLKTSIGHNWQQGPINAPTVLNSSLNFVQFWDGRAETLKDQAGGPIANPGEMAFTHEMAQDVLKSIPGYVAEFKQVFSDDKININRITDAIAEFEKTLVTPNSRFDQWLNGKKDALTADEQAGYKLFQDSGCISCHYGEAMGGSSFQKMGIMEEYKAKSPAEGRKAVTGKDEDRFAFKVPTLRNVELTYPYFHDGEAETLTEAVDVMGRLQLGAKFTDEQNAQIVAFLKSLTGDQPAFTMPILPPSSDKTPPPKPFE encoded by the coding sequence ATGAAGGTCAAAACAGGGGTGATATCATTTCTTTGCATGGCTCTTTTGGGTGCAGCAGGCAATGCTGCGGCAAAAGATCCTATCAAGCCCATTCAGCCAGCGCAGGGAATCAATGCAGCCAAAGCCGAACTCGGCAAGAAGCTCTTTTTTGATCCCCGTCTTTCCAAATCAGGATTTATTTCCTGTAATTCCTGTCATAACCTAAGCATGGGAGGCTCAGACAACCTGAAAACCTCAATCGGTCATAACTGGCAGCAAGGGCCGATTAACGCGCCCACCGTGCTCAACTCCAGCTTAAATTTTGTCCAATTCTGGGACGGGCGAGCCGAGACTCTGAAAGATCAGGCCGGAGGCCCTATTGCCAATCCCGGCGAAATGGCCTTTACCCATGAAATGGCCCAGGATGTTCTGAAATCCATCCCCGGCTATGTCGCCGAATTCAAGCAGGTCTTCAGTGATGACAAGATCAATATTAATCGGATCACTGATGCCATTGCCGAATTTGAAAAAACCTTGGTTACCCCCAATTCCCGCTTTGATCAATGGCTAAACGGGAAGAAAGACGCCCTGACCGCTGATGAGCAGGCCGGTTACAAGCTATTTCAGGATTCCGGCTGTATCTCATGTCATTACGGTGAGGCGATGGGCGGTTCTTCTTTTCAAAAAATGGGAATTATGGAAGAATACAAGGCCAAGAGCCCGGCTGAAGGCCGCAAGGCTGTAACGGGTAAGGATGAAGATCGCTTTGCCTTCAAGGTACCAACCCTGCGTAATGTGGAGCTGACCTACCCGTACTTCCATGACGGCGAAGCCGAGACCTTAACTGAGGCTGTTGATGTTATGGGTCGCCTGCAACTGGGAGCCAAATTTACAGATGAGCAGAACGCTCAGATCGTCGCTTTTCTCAAGAGCCTGACTGGTGATCAGCCTGCCTTCACCATGCCCATCCTGCCGCCCTCAAGCGACAAGACTCCGCCGCCGAAACCCTTTGAGTAA
- a CDS encoding HNH endonuclease: protein MMNEDFAYGFGVDESTIRAERRKARELRKTRWWQQTTAPGICHYCQHKFPVKELTMDHIIPLSRGGRSTKGNLVPCCKECNTAKKTDLPWELEDL, encoded by the coding sequence ATGATGAATGAAGATTTTGCCTATGGTTTCGGTGTTGACGAGTCAACCATCCGAGCTGAAAGAAGAAAAGCTAGGGAATTACGCAAAACCCGTTGGTGGCAGCAAACGACCGCTCCGGGCATCTGCCATTACTGTCAGCACAAATTTCCTGTCAAAGAGCTGACAATGGATCATATCATTCCCCTATCTAGAGGAGGACGCTCCACCAAGGGAAATTTGGTTCCCTGTTGCAAAGAATGTAACACAGCAAAAAAGACCGATCTGCCATGGGAGCTTGAAGACTTATAG
- a CDS encoding folylpolyglutamate synthase/dihydrofolate synthase family protein codes for MNYQEAWEFLDQLQFFKIKLGLDSMNRFLERLGNPHRDLQCIHVGGTNGKGSVGATLCSILTAAGYQAGFYTSPHLSSVRERFRIGNNYISKEDFARLISKIQAVLDGGQITYFECTTTLALLWFAEQKVDCAILEVGMGGRLDATNIVTPLLSLITNVSMDHEQYLGTTLAKVSTEKAGIIKQGVPVVSGVADDDSGMVIRRTCDERKAPLFLFGREFNGSFSKENKNFWEYHGLDGQVLVDLPMSLRGNYQVANASLAIAAAQLLRQQGWTVTEEQLRTGLRQTFWPGRLELFRLNKEGEQVDEKSEGWNFLLDGAHNPAGVKALKHALRDFSRNRLILVWGAMNDKDLRTTLRDIAPKADIIIFTRPDSERSARTSQLKGSLPSAMHQKVVCKEAVPAALQQARILAGHQDLICIAGSLYLVGTARQLLLGGLIDDE; via the coding sequence ATGAACTACCAAGAGGCATGGGAATTCCTGGACCAGCTCCAGTTCTTCAAGATCAAACTGGGCTTGGATTCCATGAATCGTTTTTTAGAACGACTGGGCAATCCGCACCGCGACCTACAATGCATCCACGTCGGCGGCACCAACGGCAAAGGTTCGGTGGGCGCAACGCTCTGTTCCATTCTCACTGCTGCCGGTTACCAAGCCGGTTTTTACACCTCGCCCCATCTCAGCTCAGTGCGGGAACGCTTTCGAATCGGCAACAACTACATCAGCAAGGAAGATTTCGCCCGTCTGATCAGTAAAATCCAGGCGGTGCTTGACGGTGGTCAGATCACCTATTTTGAATGCACCACCACTTTGGCCCTGCTCTGGTTTGCCGAGCAAAAGGTGGATTGCGCCATTCTGGAAGTGGGCATGGGCGGTCGCCTAGACGCCACTAATATAGTCACGCCCCTGCTTTCCCTCATCACCAATGTGAGCATGGACCATGAACAGTATTTGGGCACTACGTTAGCTAAAGTGTCTACTGAAAAAGCAGGTATCATCAAACAAGGCGTTCCGGTGGTCTCAGGGGTAGCGGACGACGACTCCGGCATGGTCATCCGCAGAACCTGTGATGAGCGCAAGGCACCGCTCTTTCTCTTTGGTCGGGAATTCAATGGTTCTTTCTCAAAGGAAAATAAAAATTTTTGGGAATATCATGGCTTGGACGGTCAGGTACTGGTGGACCTGCCGATGAGCTTACGCGGTAATTATCAGGTCGCCAACGCCTCGCTGGCCATTGCCGCTGCCCAACTCCTGCGCCAACAGGGCTGGACAGTCACAGAAGAGCAGCTTCGTACCGGGCTACGACAGACATTTTGGCCTGGTCGTCTGGAACTCTTTCGCCTGAATAAAGAAGGCGAACAGGTCGACGAAAAAAGCGAAGGATGGAACTTTCTTCTCGACGGAGCCCATAACCCGGCCGGAGTGAAAGCCCTGAAACATGCTCTGCGCGATTTTTCCCGCAATCGTCTCATCTTGGTTTGGGGGGCGATGAACGATAAAGACCTGCGCACAACCCTGCGCGATATCGCGCCAAAGGCAGATATTATTATATTTACCCGACCAGATTCAGAACGCTCGGCTCGAACCAGTCAGCTCAAAGGTAGCCTGCCCTCTGCAATGCATCAAAAGGTAGTTTGCAAAGAAGCCGTGCCAGCTGCTCTGCAACAGGCCCGCATCCTCGCAGGCCACCAAGATCTGATCTGTATTGCCGGTTCACTGTATCTTGTAGGAACAGCTCGGCAGCTATTGTTAGGAGGACTTATTGATGATGAATGA
- a CDS encoding AIPR family protein: MNISLSIIDQRTDKIAEDFHTELEEQIGRKLDPERLRSAAFTLLCVKAVLDIDFSEALEYITEGGNDGGIDAMHVSDIQDGEFTVSLFQSKYRRKLDGASNFEENAVIKMLHAISSIFDPDKAVSLRNILLLRVEEIRSLVRDGNIPTVRVFLCNNGKYWTQDAQEKIDAAGFGKQVIWQHVNHEKLVELSQAQKPVKATINLFGKAVVEAFNFRRVLIGKLPVQAIKTLFEEHGERLLERNIRRYLGLHKNRVNEGIKDTLLHAERRQNFYFYNNGVTMTCTKFRHSALQEENYAVQIEELQVINGGQTCMTIKETLTRHPDSYDNAFVLVRLYELGEKDEDLVHEITYATNSQNPVDLRDLRSNDPLQKRLEEAVAGLGWQYKRKRDTSSGSSQAIPVSVAANAVLTVWRRKPHLAKFHGKELFGKYYEIIFNDQLNAAQLVLAVLVFRSVDSERKRQAGTDETPRFLSYATHFLAMILGRYLLEESGVVTMEKLDHRNFVPVKEYLELHKSALYRKSMVRLKQALAILALDDETVSLQRLAAAFRRGDLLEVLNR; encoded by the coding sequence ATGAATATCAGTTTGAGCATTATTGACCAACGGACCGACAAAATCGCGGAGGATTTCCATACGGAACTGGAGGAGCAGATCGGTAGGAAACTTGACCCCGAACGACTGCGGTCCGCCGCCTTCACCCTGCTCTGCGTCAAGGCCGTGCTTGATATTGATTTTTCTGAAGCCCTCGAATATATCACCGAAGGCGGAAATGACGGCGGGATTGACGCCATGCATGTCAGTGATATTCAGGACGGTGAGTTTACTGTGTCCCTGTTTCAATCCAAGTACCGGCGAAAACTGGACGGAGCCTCCAATTTCGAAGAAAATGCCGTCATAAAGATGCTTCATGCCATCAGTTCTATTTTTGATCCTGACAAGGCGGTCTCCCTGCGAAACATCCTCCTGCTCAGGGTTGAAGAAATCCGTTCTCTGGTCCGGGACGGTAACATTCCGACAGTCCGAGTATTTCTCTGCAATAACGGCAAGTACTGGACCCAGGATGCCCAGGAGAAAATTGATGCCGCAGGCTTTGGCAAACAAGTTATCTGGCAGCATGTAAATCACGAGAAACTGGTTGAACTTTCTCAGGCGCAAAAACCAGTCAAGGCAACAATAAATCTCTTCGGCAAGGCGGTTGTTGAAGCATTCAATTTTCGTCGGGTTCTCATCGGTAAGCTACCGGTCCAAGCGATCAAAACACTCTTTGAGGAACACGGAGAACGCCTATTGGAACGTAATATCCGCCGCTACCTCGGCCTCCATAAAAATCGGGTCAATGAGGGCATCAAGGACACCCTACTTCATGCGGAACGACGCCAAAACTTTTATTTTTATAATAACGGCGTCACCATGACCTGCACCAAATTTCGCCACAGTGCCTTGCAGGAAGAAAACTATGCCGTTCAAATCGAAGAGTTGCAGGTTATCAATGGCGGCCAGACCTGCATGACCATTAAAGAGACCTTAACCCGACACCCTGACAGCTATGACAATGCCTTTGTTCTGGTCAGGCTCTATGAACTGGGGGAGAAGGATGAAGATCTTGTTCACGAAATCACCTATGCCACCAACAGCCAGAATCCGGTTGACCTGAGGGATCTGCGCTCAAACGATCCCTTACAAAAAAGACTCGAAGAGGCGGTTGCCGGTTTAGGGTGGCAGTATAAACGAAAACGTGATACTTCCTCCGGTTCTTCGCAGGCTATTCCGGTCAGTGTTGCGGCCAACGCTGTTTTGACAGTCTGGCGGAGAAAACCGCATCTGGCAAAGTTTCATGGCAAGGAACTTTTCGGTAAATATTACGAGATAATTTTCAATGACCAGCTTAATGCCGCTCAACTTGTGCTGGCGGTCCTTGTTTTTCGCTCTGTGGACAGCGAGCGAAAGCGTCAGGCCGGTACTGACGAGACTCCCAGGTTTCTTTCTTATGCCACTCATTTTCTAGCGATGATACTGGGAAGATATCTTTTGGAGGAAAGCGGGGTGGTCACGATGGAAAAACTGGATCATCGAAATTTTGTCCCAGTAAAAGAATATCTTGAACTGCATAAGTCTGCTTTGTATCGAAAATCAATGGTTCGATTAAAACAGGCTCTTGCAATACTTGCTTTAGATGACGAAACCGTTTCTCTCCAACGGCTGGCTGCGGCATTCCGTCGGGGAGACCTGCTCGAAGTCCTTAACCGCTGA
- a CDS encoding cupin domain-containing protein: MTHEMTVKKLPEIAEYQEGSVVSTTIINKLTGTVTLFAFDKDQGLSEHTAAYDALVQILDGEAEIMVAGKLFQLGEGEMLIMPANEPHALRAVTRFKMMLTMIKS, translated from the coding sequence ATGACGCACGAAATGACGGTGAAAAAGCTGCCCGAGATCGCAGAGTATCAGGAAGGGTCGGTGGTCAGCACGACGATCATCAATAAGCTGACTGGGACGGTCACGCTGTTTGCCTTTGATAAGGATCAGGGCCTGAGTGAGCATACAGCGGCCTATGATGCTCTGGTGCAGATTCTTGACGGAGAGGCAGAGATCATGGTTGCGGGGAAGCTTTTTCAGCTGGGGGAGGGTGAGATGCTGATTATGCCTGCAAATGAGCCGCATGCTCTGCGGGCGGTTACCCGGTTTAAGATGATGTTGACGATGATTAAGTCATAG
- a CDS encoding HipA domain-containing protein, producing the protein MIRTDFPQFAKKIPLFTVDSKGKGVQVATVYPQADGGVRVEPEHSADAQSSCLLGESGTGCYEDLPWFLDDLRPQGFLGKKIVQELTKNGGYPPDPRYWRSSHLLCFLLEHGADLPGNLLLGEQAVESFYTLRWQKAVQEQYAKAARDILIGPVYGSSAGGEQPKFTAFIKNNHVIVKFSPKGDFPAAQRWKDLLVAEHLALCLLAETGIAVAESVILHDQDRIFLESRRFDRVALQGRKAAISLRAVDAEFAGVGQNWAQVAAALLAENRLDPTSAEQMAFLWTFGQWIGNDDMHLGNLSLAPADSFLSAHFSLCPVYDMLPMLYAPIRDELVERPWRPPAAYEGNNKAWLKSGQAAARFWQRVIQDDRISKPFKDIAVARMREIASLLVADFRAKSPR; encoded by the coding sequence TTGATTCGCACTGATTTTCCGCAATTCGCTAAAAAGATTCCCTTGTTCACTGTTGACAGCAAGGGGAAAGGCGTACAGGTCGCAACGGTTTATCCGCAGGCGGATGGCGGGGTTCGTGTGGAACCGGAGCATTCGGCTGATGCCCAATCCTCCTGCCTGCTCGGTGAAAGCGGCACAGGGTGTTATGAAGATCTGCCGTGGTTCCTTGATGACCTGCGTCCTCAGGGATTCCTGGGAAAAAAGATCGTTCAGGAACTGACTAAAAACGGCGGCTATCCACCTGACCCGAGATACTGGCGGAGCAGTCATCTGCTTTGTTTTCTCCTGGAGCACGGGGCTGATCTTCCCGGCAACCTGCTCCTTGGCGAGCAGGCTGTTGAATCCTTTTATACACTCCGATGGCAGAAAGCTGTACAGGAGCAGTATGCCAAAGCCGCCCGAGATATTCTGATCGGCCCGGTGTACGGCTCTTCCGCTGGCGGCGAGCAGCCAAAATTTACAGCGTTTATAAAGAATAACCATGTTATTGTTAAGTTTTCCCCTAAAGGTGACTTCCCAGCGGCACAGCGATGGAAAGACCTGCTGGTGGCTGAACATCTTGCCCTGTGTCTTCTTGCTGAAACAGGTATTGCGGTCGCGGAATCAGTAATCTTGCACGATCAGGACAGGATCTTTCTGGAAAGCAGGCGTTTTGACCGAGTTGCGTTGCAGGGCAGAAAAGCGGCAATATCTCTGCGAGCTGTGGATGCGGAGTTTGCAGGTGTGGGACAGAACTGGGCTCAGGTGGCTGCTGCCTTGCTTGCCGAGAATCGACTTGATCCGACAAGCGCAGAGCAGATGGCTTTTCTCTGGACCTTTGGCCAATGGATCGGTAACGATGATATGCATCTGGGCAATCTCAGTCTTGCCCCTGCGGATTCATTCCTGTCAGCGCATTTTTCCCTCTGCCCGGTCTATGATATGCTGCCCATGCTCTATGCGCCGATCCGGGACGAGCTGGTTGAACGACCTTGGCGACCTCCGGCAGCGTATGAGGGTAACAACAAAGCTTGGTTAAAAAGCGGACAAGCCGCTGCACGATTCTGGCAACGGGTGATCCAGGATGATCGGATCTCCAAGCCCTTTAAGGATATTGCCGTTGCGCGGATGCGGGAAATTGCGTCTTTGCTTGTCGCCGATTTTAGGGCGAAGAGTCCTCGCTGA
- a CDS encoding Uma2 family endonuclease has translation MTLPQTTYEAEYTYADYLSWDDQERWELINGEAWNMSPAPSRSHQRVLVRLLHVLYGHLKNSGCEVYPAPFDVRLPEEDSAEDRAVTTVVQPDISVICDRKKLNERGCVGAPDLVVEILSPSTAAKDLKVKRALYEQHGVREYWLFHPADRTVMVYRPDKDGRYTRAEIFDREDVLGSPLFGGLEIQLTEIFQED, from the coding sequence ATGACGCTACCTCAAACGACGTATGAAGCGGAATACACCTATGCGGATTACCTTTCCTGGGATGATCAAGAACGGTGGGAACTGATCAATGGGGAGGCATGGAATATGTCACCGGCTCCTTCACGATCCCATCAGAGAGTGCTTGTCAGGCTTCTTCATGTTTTATACGGGCATCTGAAAAACAGTGGATGCGAGGTCTACCCCGCACCCTTTGATGTCCGCCTGCCTGAAGAGGATAGTGCGGAGGACCGTGCCGTCACCACGGTTGTGCAACCGGATATCTCCGTGATCTGTGATCGGAAAAAACTTAATGAACGCGGCTGTGTCGGTGCGCCCGATCTTGTTGTCGAAATCCTTTCACCCTCCACAGCGGCCAAGGATCTCAAGGTCAAGAGAGCCCTCTATGAACAACACGGGGTCCGCGAATACTGGCTGTTTCATCCCGCTGACCGGACAGTCATGGTCTACCGGCCTGATAAAGACGGGCGATACACCAGGGCGGAGATTTTTGATCGGGAGGACGTGCTCGGTTCGCCCCTATTTGGCGGGCTGGAGATACAGCTGACCGAGATTTTTCAGGAGGACTGA
- a CDS encoding AAA family ATPase, with protein sequence MKKLPIGKQEFKGLIEDNCIYVDKTKYLLQLIDFGAPVFLSRPRRFGKSLIVNTFKELFRGSKELFINTYAYDNWGFEQIHPVIRLDLSKVSGKTPKIISEKLLELIYDAAEDAEAVIGETIYPDIALKRLIRKVGKAKRVVVLIDEYDTPILDNLNNPNLLEIKEVLRGFYKIIKADEEYIRFVFITGISKFSHIGVFSALNHLEDITLDSEYASLAGYTEKEIRNVFAEQVELVKKELALTEDLFWKKLANYYNGYSWDGEHFVYNPLSILKFFKNKGKFIPYWMETGSPEFIIHYSENKKFDITDFEQVKVSASFLSKRDIDSAAPESFLTQAGYLTIKKSAEESYVLDFPNAEVRRSFCELILNSQYSVADADILDVKAGLRKALAEQNIDKIIAQFKIIYSSVPYVHFDSNKTEHFYSAVLLMYLQAAGFDASPERLGNKGRLDLSLRFKDNVYIFELKTDSSQRAIEQIIEKNYAGPYKNKQVVLVGLQIDFTERNILKYKAEAL encoded by the coding sequence ATGAAAAAGCTACCTATCGGTAAGCAGGAATTCAAAGGGCTTATTGAAGATAACTGCATTTATGTGGATAAAACCAAATATTTGCTGCAACTTATTGATTTCGGTGCTCCCGTTTTTCTTTCACGACCGCGCAGGTTCGGTAAATCCTTGATCGTCAATACCTTTAAGGAGTTATTCAGGGGGAGCAAAGAACTTTTTATAAATACCTATGCCTATGATAATTGGGGTTTTGAGCAGATCCATCCTGTCATACGGTTGGACCTGAGTAAGGTCAGCGGGAAAACGCCCAAAATAATTTCTGAAAAATTGCTTGAACTCATCTACGATGCTGCTGAAGATGCCGAAGCAGTGATAGGAGAGACTATTTACCCTGATATTGCCCTGAAAAGACTCATCCGGAAGGTCGGGAAAGCGAAACGGGTTGTTGTTCTCATTGATGAATATGACACGCCGATTCTTGATAATCTTAACAACCCGAACCTGCTGGAAATAAAGGAGGTGCTGCGTGGATTCTACAAGATCATCAAGGCTGACGAGGAATATATTCGTTTTGTTTTTATTACAGGGATCTCCAAGTTCAGTCACATCGGTGTATTTAGTGCGCTGAATCATCTTGAAGACATAACCCTTGATAGCGAATATGCCTCTTTGGCTGGCTATACAGAAAAGGAAATTCGAAACGTTTTTGCAGAGCAGGTCGAACTCGTAAAAAAGGAACTGGCACTCACAGAAGATTTGTTCTGGAAAAAGTTAGCTAATTATTACAACGGCTATTCCTGGGACGGTGAGCATTTTGTCTACAACCCTCTTTCCATTTTGAAATTTTTTAAAAATAAAGGCAAATTTATTCCTTATTGGATGGAAACAGGATCACCTGAATTTATCATTCATTACTCTGAAAACAAAAAGTTTGATATAACAGATTTTGAGCAAGTAAAGGTGTCAGCCTCATTTTTAAGCAAAAGAGACATTGACAGTGCGGCACCGGAAAGCTTTCTGACTCAGGCAGGATATCTTACGATAAAGAAGAGTGCAGAGGAAAGTTATGTTCTTGATTTCCCCAATGCGGAGGTGCGCCGTTCCTTTTGCGAGTTGATTTTAAATTCCCAGTATTCAGTTGCTGATGCTGATATTCTTGACGTGAAAGCAGGACTTCGAAAGGCTCTGGCAGAACAGAATATTGATAAGATTATAGCACAATTTAAAATAATCTACTCGTCAGTGCCATACGTGCATTTCGATTCCAATAAAACAGAACATTTTTATTCTGCTGTTTTGTTGATGTATCTTCAGGCTGCGGGCTTTGATGCATCACCGGAACGCCTAGGCAATAAAGGACGCCTTGATCTTTCTCTCCGGTTCAAAGATAACGTCTATATTTTTGAGCTGAAAACAGATTCTTCACAAAGAGCCATTGAACAGATTATTGAGAAAAATTATGCCGGACCATATAAAAACAAACAGGTGGTTCTTGTCGGCCTTCAGATTGATTTTACTGAACGCAACATACTGAAATATAAAGCGGAAGCATTATAA